From a single Triplophysa rosa linkage group LG1, Trosa_1v2, whole genome shotgun sequence genomic region:
- the faah2b gene encoding LOW QUALITY PROTEIN: fatty-acid amide hydrolase 2-B (The sequence of the model RefSeq protein was modified relative to this genomic sequence to represent the inferred CDS: substituted 1 base at 1 genomic stop codon): protein MSWTFVERVQHLLQVLVPRLLLALFRLVSPGRTGRPKHLPLIRNPLLTLSAAQLAQKIRRREVTSVEVVQAYIDRIQEVNPLLNAIVKDRFSSALLEAAQADQKIEEKGREDVLKDQFPLLGVPISIKESFSLQGMPNAAGLISRANTISSVDAPVVGLLKRAGAIPIGVTNTSELCMWLESNNHLYGITNNPYNLERIAGGSSGGEGSIIGGGASVIGIGSDIGGSIRLPSFFNGIFGHKGTRGVVSNDGQIPKRSGLHDDFVSTGPMCRXAEDLLPLLKIMAGPNADKLSLSQKVDLRKLRYFTVVDDGGSHLTTAVDNQLIEAQKRVVARFEADLGVTVKQVSFPQLKYAFQIWGTFLALPDKDGKPRTPFVELMAEGQSVWLVWEVIKRIFGRSEHTVAAIGLALYEKTHSKVPSQFILRQKEELQREMDELLGTDGVLLYPSHPFIAPKHHHPLFIPYNLAYTGIMNILGLPVTQCPLGLSKERLPLGVQVVAGKFQDRLTMAVALHLEKTFGGWRDPGVSDD, encoded by the exons ATGTCTTGGACATTCGTAGAGCGCGTGCAGCACTTGCTCCAGGTATTGGTACCTAGGCTGCTTTTGGCACTTTTTAGGCTGGTCTCACCCGGGAGAACAGGCAGACCCAAACATCTTCCTCTCATTAGAAACCCACTTCTTACGCTTTCTGCAGCGCAGCTGGCTCAGAAGATACGCCGGAGagag GTTACTAGCGTGGAGGTTGTTCAGGCATACATTGACAGAATACAGGAAGTAAACCCACTGCTCAATGCTATAGTCAAAGACAG GTTCTCATCAGCCCTTTTGGAAGCTGCTCAGGCAGATCAAAAAATAGAGGAGAAAGGACGAGAGGATGTTCTGAAAGATCAGTTTCCACTGCTGGGTGTTCCAATATCAATCAAAGAGTCTTTTTCACTTCAGG GTATGCCCAATGCTGCCGGGTTGATATCCAGGGCTAACACCATTTCAAGTGTGGATGCTCCTGTTGTGGGCTTGTTAAAGCGAGCTGGAGCAATTCCTATAGGTGTCACAAACACCAGTGAGCTTTGCATGTGGCTGGAGTCCAACAACCACCTCTATGGAATCACCAACAACCCCTATAATCTAGAAAGGATTGCTGGAGGAAGTTCAG GTGGAGAGGGTAGTATCATAGGTGGTGGTGCATCTGTAATAGGCATCGGCTCTGATATTGGAGGAAGTATCCGCCTTCCGTCGTTTTTCAATGGGATTTTTGGCCACAAAGGCACAAGAG GTGTGGTGTCAAATGATGGTCAGATTCCCAAACGTTCTGGTCTCCATGACGACTTTGTGAGCACTGGTCCAATGTGTCGCTAAGCTGAAGATCTGCTCCCGCTTCTGAAGATCATGGCTGGACCCAATGCAGACAA GTTGTCCCTCTCTCAAAAGGTGGATCTGAGAAAGTTGCGTTACTTCACCGTAGTAGATGATGGTGGATCTCACTTGACAACGGCAGTAGACAACCAGCTCATTGAAGCTCAAAAGAGG GTGGTTGCACGTTTTGAGGCTGATCTAGGAGTTACTGTGAAGCAAGTTAGTTTTCCTCAACTCAAATACGCTTTTCAGATCTGGGGCACGTTCTTGGCTCTGCCTGACAAAGATGGCAAG CCTCGCACACCTTTTGTTGAGCTAATGGCTGAAGGACAATCTGTTTGGCTCGTATGGGAGGTGATAAAGAGAATTTTTGGAAGATCTGAACACACAGTGGCTGCAATTG GTTTGGCTCTGTATGAGAAGACTCACAGCAAGGTACCGTCTCAGTTCATCCTGAGACAGAAGGAGGAGTTgcagagagagatggatgaGCTGCTGGGGACAGATGGAGTTCTGCTCTACCCCTCTCATCCTTTTATCGCCCCCAAACACCATCACCCTCTATTCATACCATATAACCTAGCTTACACAG gAATTATGAACATCTTGGGGCTGCCAGTGACCCAGTGTCCACTAGGGCTGAGTAAAGAGCGATTACCCCTGGGGGTGCAGGTGGTGGCGGGGAAGTTTCAAGACCGTCTGACCATGGCTGTGGCGCTTCATCTGGAGAAGACTTTCGGAGGCTGGAGAGATCCTGGAGTGTCAGATGATTGA